In one window of Maylandia zebra isolate NMK-2024a unplaced genomic scaffold, Mzebra_GT3a scaffold03, whole genome shotgun sequence DNA:
- the LOC112431879 gene encoding uncharacterized protein LOC112431879 — MEKSQGIYKPIRVLFNTPIYETAVKICWYLPGYKAQVAIMTEFLRLQQEDLIPPNLTAEDLRDLLVEKSRETLREQLWEFELEDFDEEEAKPLLRLVWAVNVSNKMRDVEFEARLLLQFPEAVPPKFQAPKFLSAVKDYVEILKKKQQEQPNSKLLTAQEVVVEVVPRVLQGFWELPPRPLLNMASQSLSILSTSVTKATLDRVSKSLTAMETQAVFTRSIRDDLVDSILTEIRQKFPEEILSIQVANFAPLLLKTIADIARIRICEIFEPPSSPDVKSTNGERSSDGLSVANVPPAEGALSESVAEPDAPCEELLSERASSLSTRDLTIEGALSESVAEPDVPCEELLSERASSLSTRDLTIEGALSESVAEPDAPCEEPYGESKSCVEGEDHMINGSCSEIGPVPDVPFEEPFPEPEASMKSEDRQSKKKKKGFFKRLRSLFCCCCRPKVTD; from the exons ATGGAAAAGAGTCAAGGAATCTATAAGCCTATCAGG GTGTTGTTCAACACACCGATTTATGAAACAGCTGTAAAGATCTGCTGGTATCTTCCGGGCTACAAGGCTCAG GTTGCGATAATGACGGAGTTTCTCAGACTTCAGCAGGAAGATCTAATTCCACCGAACCTCACTGCTGAAGATCTGAGAGATCTTTTGGTGGAGAAGAGCAGGGAGACGCTCAGAGAGCA GCTGTGGGAGTTTGAGTTAGAGGATTTTGACGAAGAGGAAGCCAAACCTCTTCTAAGGCTG gTGTGGGCGGTGAACGTCAGCAATAAAATGAGGGACGTTGAATTTGAAGCCAGGTTGCTTCTTCAGTTCCCAGAGGCCGTACCTCCTAAATTTCA AGCACCTAAATTCCTCAGCGCGGTGAAGGATTACGTTGAAATCCTGAAAAAGAAGCAGCAGGAACAGCCTAACAGCAAACTGCTCACCGCGCAGGAGGTAGTGGTCGAGGTAGTTCCCCGCGTTCTCCAGGGCTTCTGGGAGCTTCCTCCTCGTCCCCTCCTAAACATGGCCTCCCAGAGTCTAAGTATCCTCTCCACCAGTGTCACCAAGGCCACTTTAGATCGTGTCTCCAAGAGCCTCACGGCGATGGAAACACAGGCCGTCTTCACCCGCTCTATCCGAGACGATCTGGTCGACAGCATCCTGACGGAGATTAGACAGAAATTTCCTGAAGAAATTCTGTCTATCCAAGTTGCAAACTTTGCACCCCTGTTGCTGAAGACCATTGCTGATATAGCAAGGATCCGGATATGTGAAATCTTTGAGCCCCCTTCAAGTCCTGATGTGAAGAGCACAAATGGTGAGCGCTCCTCTGACGGCCTTTCAGTGGCAAATGTTCCACCAGCCGAAGGAGCTCTGTCAGAAAGTGTTGCAGAGCCCGACGCTCCCTGTGAGGAACTTCTTTCTGAAAGGGCATCCAGTCTGAGTACTCGAGACCTTACGATCGAAGGAGCTCTGTCAGAAAGTGTTGCAGAGCCCGACGTTCCCTGTGAGGAACTTCTTTCTGAAAGGGCATCCAGTCTGAGTACTCGAGACCTTACGATCGAAGGAGCTCTGTCAGAAAGTGTTGCAGAGCCCGACGCTCCCTGTGAGGAACCCTATGGCGAGTCCAAATCCTGTGTTGAAGGTGAAGATCATATGATCAACGGATCTTGTTCTGAAATTGGGCCGGTTCCTGATGTTCCCTTTGAGGAACCTTTTCCAGAACCTGAAGCCAGCATGAAGTCCGAAGACCGTCagagcaagaagaagaaaaagggctTCTTCAAAAGACTGAGAAGTctgttctgctgctgttgcagACCAAAAGTCACCGACTGA